The DNA window CTTCCCCGTTCTTAAACGCCTGGATGGCCATAGCCATGGCGAGATAAGTCTTTCCCGTCCCGGCGGGGCCCACGCCGAATACGATCATCTTCTTCCGTATCATATCCACATACTGCTTCTGGCCCACGGTCTTGGGTTTGATCGGCCTGCCGTTTATCGTACGGCTGATAATATCCTTATCGATCTCCAGAATCTGGCTGTCCTGCTCCGTAAAAGAAAGGGAGATGGCATAATCCACATTCTGTTCCGTGATCGTATTGCCCCGCTTCGAAAGCTCCAGCAGGTTGTTGAATACACTTTTGGCCTGCCGGATCGCCTGCTCAGGGCCGATAATCTTCAGGGCGCCGTCTCTTGTAATCATGGTCACATGCAGTGTGCGTTCTATCTTCTTCAAATATGCGTCAAACTGGCCGCAGACGTTCTGTACATGTTCCATGGGAATATCAATTACTGTTTCAATTATGCTCATCGTCTGGCTGTTCTCCTTGTGTTTCGACATTTGTTTCTGTTTTAAACGGTTCCTCCGTCTGCATGTTGACCTCAAAGCGGCAGGAAGAGCCATTAACTAATATTTTAACATTATTTTCAATAATTTGTACCCCTTTTTCCATTAATTTTTCCGCAACTTCATTTTTATAGGCCTCGCCCAGTTCTTCCAGCTCTTTTTCCGTGTATTTTTCATCGTAGGAACACACTTCCTGCGACGTGATAAGCCCCAGCTCCACAGGCAGGTAAAAATCGCCGAAGAGCCTTACTTGGCGGAGCTCCGTTACCGTCCTCCACTCCGTATTCCGGAAGTTGGGAAGCAGATAGACAAAGGAATGGACGCCGATGTTCATCATAAGCCCCTTCCTGACCCGGCCCGTCTTTTCCTCTCTCTCATGCCAGAGGGAAATATCCTTTGTCTCCTGTCTGGTGCGTCTGGCAATGATGTCCGCGTCGGAATGGACATAATGCTCCGCCACCACGGTGCCGCCGTCGTCAGTGATGGGAATGGCTCCGCTGACGAGAATCTGGCCTTTTACCACCTCGTCGCCCGGCTTCACCATCGGAATTCCGCTCCGTACAATCATGGATGTGATGGTTCCGTCGGCGTCGGCCGTGAGATCACAGGGCGTATCATCCCTAACCGGAATTTCCAGAGGCACGTCGTTTTCCTTGACATGGACATAGAGCTTCGTTCCGCTCAACCGGGCCGATACCCAGGTGATGCCGTTATACTGGTTTCTGAGCGCAGCTTCCAGATCTTCGCAGGAAACCTGGTTCTTCATGATTCCGCAGTGGATCCCCAGTGTGTCCAGAAAATGAGAAAGTTCATCGTCCGTATACATTACATTGCCCTGATATCCAATATCCCATACAAAAAATGAGAGCGTGTAAAGAAGCATGAAAAAGCAGATAAAACCAGCGGCCCACAGCTTTCTTTTCCTGTTTTTATATAAAAAAAAAGGAAGTCCCAGTTTTCGCTGTATCCTAAGCCTGATCTTCGCTTTCTTTGCATAGGGCTTGCTGGAAAAGAAATCCCGTATCCCCATCGAAAATATGTAATTGCCTTTAGAAAATATTACATCCCAGATATCGAGCCCGGAAGCCGCGCATAAATTAAAAAAACGTTCCGGAGACTGCCCCGTCATCTGGATCCGTACACTGCCGGACCAAAACCTTCGCAGAAACTTCATAAAATAACGCCTCCTGAAATCAGAGAGATTCAAAATCCACCGACTTGATGTGTCCCGTCAGCTTCAACTGCTCCTTATCATAATATTCAATCGATAAATTTTTTCCCTCCACGGTCAGTTTTGTGGTCTTTCCCTGGAGTTTCAACATCGTGTCCGTAAATAAAACAATGCTTCTGTAATTTTCCACTACAGCCGAATGGCTGCCGGTAAAGGACAGAAGCATCTCTCCAAAAAAGACATCTTCCGGCAGATTGAGGGCCGATACCACCGCTTTTTTTTGCCTGTTGAACAAGAGCGTACCGCCTTTTGAAGTCCTTACTGAGATTATATGAAAAAAAATCCGGTTTTATTCTTTTACAATCCTCTCCCGCGTCCGGTACAGGAGAATTTCCGCCATCAGGGGAACGCACACAATCAGAGGCAGCGCATACCTGACACAGGTGACCGGCCCGAGAAGCAGCGTGCCGAAGTAGCCGAAAATCATCGAAAGCGGAACGAGAAGCGCGGCCTGCCGCCTGTAAACCAGCGCGGTTCCCGTAAGAAGCATCAGCCAGAACGGAAACGCCTGGTTGAGAATCAGGGCCAGCAGAGGAATTTTCTCATATTCCGGGGTCAGGCTGATACTCCGCAGATAGTTTTCATACTGCGGGAAACGGCTGTTTCTGAATATGTGGAGAATATTATATTCTTCCTCCATAAAAGAGCCGTCAAAGACGATATAATTGATCCAGTATTGGGTCTCTCCGGGATACCAGTATCCCCAGTTTCCCATTAAAAAGGAATCGAGGTAGACGAGAGGCTCTTTTGCGCCAATGGCAGCCCATGTCTTTAAAAACATTCCGGGATCCTTTTTCACAACCTCTGTCTGAAAACCGCTCTTCACCGGATCCGCATTTACCCTGACATAACCCTCCAGGGCGTCCGGCAGGATCAGCGCCTCAATGTAGGCCCTCTCCTCTTTTGAAAGGCTCTCCGGCTTTTCATGCCAGACCCTGGCAAGCTGCTGCATCGGGACGGACAGCATTTCCTTCGCATCTCCCTTTTCCACGCCGAGGGACGTAAGCACCGGCCCGTTTACCGTCAGATATACCGCAGCCAGGGCAACGGAAAAGATAAGCCACCTGGATGCCGGGGGACGCGCCCCGCCGCTTTTCTTCTTATATCTGACAAAGAAAAGGAGGGCAAAGAGAGAAAAAAACAGAAATACGTAAATACCCTGGTTCCGGAAAAAGCAGGAAAACAGCGCCGATAAAAAGAAACCGGCCATTAATGCACGGCTTTTGAAAAAATGCTCCGGATCGGATATCATGTCGATGGAGAAATCAAAAGCCAGCAGGAAAAAGGCGCTGAAAAGCACATCCTTTGTTGTGATCAGGACGAGTACCTGCATATACGGATTCGCCGCCAGAAACAGCCAGGAGGCGAGTATCAGCCAGAGAGGCGCGTTTCTTCGCATCATGCGGTACAGGACGAACGAAAATACTGCCGCCATCACCGTGATCTGGATCAGGCTGTAAAGAGCCAGGCCAATCTGGTAACTGTGGAAAAGCACTTCCCCAATCTTCAGGCTGCCGCAGAGAAACAGCGTATGCAGAACCGGATGATGGCTTGTCAGCGGATCGCTTCCGAAAACCTGCAGGATCTGAACCGAGGCATCGTAGGAATACACGCCTGGATAAACGGCCAGGAGCGCCGTCATATAGACGGCAAAGGTGAGCAGGAACAGGAGCGCAAGCTGTTTTATTCCCGGTTTCTTCCCAACCTCTCCCACTGTTTTGGACACAAGGGGAATCATCCTCAAAAGAATGCCGGTAAACGCCGAGAACAGCAGCGTGGCGGCCGAAAGCGCCGTTAAGAAACCAAAGGCCGTGGGCGCCGGTATCTCATTCAGGGAGTAGCGGATACCCAGGATGAACATAAGCCCCATCAGGAACCCCGATATCAGGCTCAGAATAAATCTTCTGTTTTCCAATGGAAAAAAAGCTTTCAGATAGAGGAAGGCAATCCCCGCCGTGACCGGCAGACAAAAGACGGATGCCGGATCCATTAAAAGAGGAAAGGCCAGTGTGGTTTCACTGGTCAGAAAAAAAACAGTGGCGATTGCCAGAACCGCAGACCACAATATTCTCCTCTTCATTCCTGTCATCTTCCATAACCTCCTCACGATCTTTTTATTGCCACTCAACAAAAATCCCTGGTTTAAATAAACCAGGGATTTCATCTCGCTCTTGACAGTGAAAAGCATGTTTAACACGCCCTCACCCATTAACCGCGGTGAAAAGTATGCTTAACATATCTTTTCATCGTATAATTAATTATATTTGCGTTTTCTAGCAGCTTCAGATTTCTTTTTACGACGAACGCTTGGTTTTTCGTAATGCTCTCTTTTGCGAATCTCCTGCTGAATGCCAGCCTTTGCACAGTTTCTTTTGAATCTGCGTAAAGCGCTGTCTAAGCTTTCGTTATCTTTAACGATTACATTTGACATAGCTCACACCTAACCTCCCTCCAGTTGTGTAATAAGTGCATATTAATACAACTGTTTGGGTATTTTTTTAGCACTAGTAAAATTATATCATAAAAATTCCATACGTCAACAGGATTTTTATGTTTTCTTAAATTTTCTTTGATTTGATGGCAGAACCTTATTTAATCTGCTCTTTTGCGACCTCCGCCGCCTTTTTCAGCGCGTCCGGCACACCGGCAGGGTTTTTACCGCCGGCCTGGGCCATATTCGGCCTTCCGCCGCCGCCTCCGCCGACAAGGCCTGCGATCGCCTTAATCAGGTTGCCCGCATGGGCGCCCTTCTTCTGAGCTTCATCCGTAACGGATGCCATCAGGTTTACTTTGCCGTCCTGAACGGATGCAATCACAACAATGCCCTCGCCCAGTTTCTCCTTGAGCTGGTCACCCAGATTCCTGAGTCCGTTCATGTCGACATCCTTCACCTGGACTGCCAGAAGCTTCACGCCGTTTACTTCCTGTACCTGATCCATAACGTCACCGAGTGAATCGTTGGCCAGTTTGCTCTTTAACTTCTCATTCTCGGAATGAAGAGCTTTGAGCTCGTCGAGCATAGCTTCCAGTTTGGTTCTTAAATCGGCCGGTGTGGACTTAACCACTCTGGCTGCTTCATGGAGTTCTTTCTCCATCTCTTTGTAATAATTCATAAGACCTGTGGAAGTCAGTGCCTCGATTCTTCTGACACCGGCCGCAATGCCCGCCTCGGATACAATCTTAAATGCGGAGATGGTGCCCGTGTTGCCCACGTGGGTACCGCCGCAAAGCTCTGTGGAGAAATCTCCCATCTTAACAACGCGGACGCTGTCGCCGTACTTCTCGCCGAACAGGGCCATGGCGCCTGTCTTCTTTGCCTCATCCAGGCTCATAATCATCGTTTCCACAGGAAGGGAAGCGGCGATCTCATCATTGACAATCTTCTCTACCGCTGCAATCTCTTCGCCCGTCATGGCGGAGAAATGGGTGAAGTCGAAACGCAGCCTGTCCCTTGTAACCAGGGAACCTGCCTGCTCTACATGAGTGCCCAGCACGGTGCGCAGGGCCTTGTGGAGCAGATGGGTTGCGGAGTGGTTTCTTTCCGTCAGTTCGCGGTTCTCTTTATCAACGGTCAGGGTTACGGTGTCGCCCGTGCGGAACATGCCTTTTGTGACAACGCCGACATGGCCGATCTTGCCGCCCTGAAGCTTAATCGTGTCTTTTACTGTAAATTCGGCATCCGGTGTCGTGATGACGCCGATATCGGCCTGCTGGCCGCCCATCGTAGCATAAAACGGTGTCTTTTTAACTATCAGGGTGCCTACTTCTCCGTCTGTCAGCGCTTCCACGATCTCTGTCTCCGTCGTCAGAACCGTGATTACGGATTCATCCGAAAGCTTGCCGTATCCGTCAAACTCCGAAGTGATGGACGGATCGATGGACTGGTATACGGTGACATCGGCTCCCATATAGTTGGTCGTCTTTCTGGCGGCTCTTGCCTTCTCTTTCTGCTCTTTCATCGCAGCGGCAAAACCGTCCTCGTCTAAAGAAAGGTTTTTCTCCTCCAGAATCTCCCTTGTCAAATCGATCGGGAATCCATAGGTATCGTAGAGCTTAAATGCATTCTCTCCGGAAAGCACCGTCTCATGGTTCTTCGCCATCTCATTCTCCATATCGACGAGAATGGCAAGGCCCTGATCAATGGTCTTATTGAATTTATCTTCTTCCTCAGAAAGCACCTTGAAAATCATAGCGCTCTTCTCTTCCAGCTCCGGATAACCGTCTTTGGAGAGGGCGATCACGGTCTTTGCCAGTTCGGCCATGAACTTTCCTTCAATGCCGAGTTTCTTTCCGTGGCGGGCCGCACGTCTTAAAAGTCTTCTGAGCACATAGCCACGTCCCTCGTTGGAAGGCATGATACCGTCGGAGATCATGAACGTACATGATTTGATATGGTCGGCCACGATACGCAGGGAAACATCGGTCTCATGATCCTTCTGGTATTCCGTGTGGGCCATCTCGCATACGCGGTCTAAAAGAGCCTTGTTCGTGTCCACGGTGAAGAGGGAATCCACCTCCTGAACGACAACGGCAAGACGCTCGAGTCCCATGCCTGTATCGATGTTCTTGTGCTCCAGCTCCGTATAATTGCCGTGGCCGTCGTTGTCGAACTGGGTAAATACATTATTCCATACTTCCATGTAGCGGTCGCATTCGCAGCCTACGGTACAGTCCGGGCTTCCGCAGCCGTATTTCTCGCCGCGGTCGTAATAAATCTCGGAACATGGACCGCAGGGGCCTGCGCCGTGCTCCCAGAAGTTGTCTTCTTTGCCGAAACGGAAAATTCTCTCTTTGGGAATTCCCATCTCCTTATTCCAGATATCAAATGCCTCATCGTCATCCAGGTAAACGGACGGATAGAGACGGTCGGGGTCAAGTCCCACAACCTCGGTTAAAAACTCCCATGACCAGTGGATTGCTTCTGTCTTAAAGTAATCACCGAATGAGAAGTTTCCAAGCATCTCAAAAAAAGTGCCGTGGCGGGCAGTCTTACCGATGTTCTCGATATCGCCTGTCCTGATGCACTTCTGGCAGGTCGTCACCCTCTTTCTCGGCGGGATCTCCTGTCCTGTGAAATATGGTTTTAACGGCGCCATGCCGGAATTGATAAGCAGCAGACTGTTATCATTGTGTGGAACCAGAGAAAAACTCTTCATTGCCAGATGTCCCTTGCTCTCAAAGAACTCCAGAAACATCTTTCTAAGTTCGTTTACACCGTACTTTTCCACGTTGCTTCCTCCTGTAAGTTTCTGTCTTTTCTATTATATAATTCTTCATTCTTTATATCCTATCATAGGAAAATCCATTTATCAAGAGGAAATTGAACGTGTTGCCGGGGAAGAAAAAGACAGATTGTAACAGTTCAGACAGCATGAACCGTTACGACAGGTTACTATTCCCTCGGGATGTATTCCGCGTGTTACTGTTCACTGCGCAGCACGCTGTTTTCAAGCGGAATGTGAACAATAATAAAGGAAGGACTCTGTCAGTCCTTCCCCAGCTTGTCGACAAACTATATTTTCCTTATATCAGGAGTTTGAGGGTGTAACCCTCATTTCAAATCACGTAGGTGGAATTCAGTTCCGCCGTAGTGCTGAACTGCCGATTTCTAGGGGCTTTAGCCCTTGCGCGAGGAAATCGGCAGTTCTTCCTTCGGTGACTAGAATTTATGGCGTTATGCCATGAATTCTACAGAGTGGCGACTTTGTCGACACTCTGAGAAAGGACTCTGTCAGTCCTTCCCCTCTGTTATATATGTTCCGTATTGTTCTAATAATTCATAGGCCCTGGTCCTGGTGGAATCCGACAGGGACGCCGTGTATTCAAGGCTTTCCATCGTGCCTCCGCCGAACTTGGAGGCAGCTTTCTTGGCTGCCAGATCACGGCTTCGAATCCAGGCCCTCTCCTCGGTCTTCAGGTCCTGCGCTTCTTCCTCGTTCATCCCTTCCAGGATTGCCTGGTAAATATGGTTCAGTTCCGTATCCCAGAGATAGTATTCGTAGTCGGCGACCTTCTTCAGGGAATCCGTATTGGAGCTGGCTTCCGATCCCTGCATATTCTGGATCAGGCCGTCTATCTCATTTAACTTCTTCCTGTAACCGTCAAGGGTTGTAACATATTCCGTTACCGCCGTGTCCGATTCACTGACGCCGGTCAGGGGAGATATCACGACGCTGCTTTTGGCGGCAGGCGCATTCTCCGCAGCCGGAGCCGCAGCGGGCGCATCGGTATCTGCGGAAACAGCGGCCGCTTCCTCTTTTACGGAAGCCGTTCCTTCCGAAGCCGAATCCGAATAAGTGGAAACCGTTCCGCTTCCCGCCGCGGCATCCGCCATCCGGCCTGCCGCTTTCTGTTCTCCCGTCTCAGAACCGGATTCCTCAGGATCCGGTTCCTTTGCCGTCTCCTGGTTACGGACATCTCCCGCTCCCGCCCCGGCTTCCTGCTCTCCGCTTTCCGGCAGGGAAGTCATCCCTGCCGCCGCCATGGCCATGCTCTCCATGTCAAGCTCTTCGGAGAGAGGAAGCTGGCTCTGAAAATTGGGCGCAGCGCTGTCAGACGTCTTATCGTGTATAAAACGCCTGGTTCCTACAGTCACGCCTGCACCCATTATCAGAATTAAAATAATTGCAATTATTACTCCTCTATTTTTCAATATTAATCCATCCTCGCATTGTTTGAATTAAAGATATCATATTTATG is part of the [Clostridium] symbiosum genome and encodes:
- a CDS encoding DUF6020 family protein, encoding MTGMKRRILWSAVLAIATVFFLTSETTLAFPLLMDPASVFCLPVTAGIAFLYLKAFFPLENRRFILSLISGFLMGLMFILGIRYSLNEIPAPTAFGFLTALSAATLLFSAFTGILLRMIPLVSKTVGEVGKKPGIKQLALLFLLTFAVYMTALLAVYPGVYSYDASVQILQVFGSDPLTSHHPVLHTLFLCGSLKIGEVLFHSYQIGLALYSLIQITVMAAVFSFVLYRMMRRNAPLWLILASWLFLAANPYMQVLVLITTKDVLFSAFFLLAFDFSIDMISDPEHFFKSRALMAGFFLSALFSCFFRNQGIYVFLFFSLFALLFFVRYKKKSGGARPPASRWLIFSVALAAVYLTVNGPVLTSLGVEKGDAKEMLSVPMQQLARVWHEKPESLSKEERAYIEALILPDALEGYVRVNADPVKSGFQTEVVKKDPGMFLKTWAAIGAKEPLVYLDSFLMGNWGYWYPGETQYWINYIVFDGSFMEEEYNILHIFRNSRFPQYENYLRSISLTPEYEKIPLLALILNQAFPFWLMLLTGTALVYRRQAALLVPLSMIFGYFGTLLLGPVTCVRYALPLIVCVPLMAEILLYRTRERIVKE
- a CDS encoding lysozyme inhibitor LprI family protein codes for the protein MKNRGVIIAIILILIMGAGVTVGTRRFIHDKTSDSAAPNFQSQLPLSEELDMESMAMAAAGMTSLPESGEQEAGAGAGDVRNQETAKEPDPEESGSETGEQKAAGRMADAAAGSGTVSTYSDSASEGTASVKEEAAAVSADTDAPAAAPAAENAPAAKSSVVISPLTGVSESDTAVTEYVTTLDGYRKKLNEIDGLIQNMQGSEASSNTDSLKKVADYEYYLWDTELNHIYQAILEGMNEEEAQDLKTEERAWIRSRDLAAKKAASKFGGGTMESLEYTASLSDSTRTRAYELLEQYGTYITEGKD
- the alaS gene encoding alanine--tRNA ligase produces the protein MFLEFFESKGHLAMKSFSLVPHNDNSLLLINSGMAPLKPYFTGQEIPPRKRVTTCQKCIRTGDIENIGKTARHGTFFEMLGNFSFGDYFKTEAIHWSWEFLTEVVGLDPDRLYPSVYLDDDEAFDIWNKEMGIPKERIFRFGKEDNFWEHGAGPCGPCSEIYYDRGEKYGCGSPDCTVGCECDRYMEVWNNVFTQFDNDGHGNYTELEHKNIDTGMGLERLAVVVQEVDSLFTVDTNKALLDRVCEMAHTEYQKDHETDVSLRIVADHIKSCTFMISDGIMPSNEGRGYVLRRLLRRAARHGKKLGIEGKFMAELAKTVIALSKDGYPELEEKSAMIFKVLSEEEDKFNKTIDQGLAILVDMENEMAKNHETVLSGENAFKLYDTYGFPIDLTREILEEKNLSLDEDGFAAAMKEQKEKARAARKTTNYMGADVTVYQSIDPSITSEFDGYGKLSDESVITVLTTETEIVEALTDGEVGTLIVKKTPFYATMGGQQADIGVITTPDAEFTVKDTIKLQGGKIGHVGVVTKGMFRTGDTVTLTVDKENRELTERNHSATHLLHKALRTVLGTHVEQAGSLVTRDRLRFDFTHFSAMTGEEIAAVEKIVNDEIAASLPVETMIMSLDEAKKTGAMALFGEKYGDSVRVVKMGDFSTELCGGTHVGNTGTISAFKIVSEAGIAAGVRRIEALTSTGLMNYYKEMEKELHEAARVVKSTPADLRTKLEAMLDELKALHSENEKLKSKLANDSLGDVMDQVQEVNGVKLLAVQVKDVDMNGLRNLGDQLKEKLGEGIVVIASVQDGKVNLMASVTDEAQKKGAHAGNLIKAIAGLVGGGGGGRPNMAQAGGKNPAGVPDALKKAAEVAKEQIK
- the rpsU gene encoding 30S ribosomal protein S21, which codes for MSNVIVKDNESLDSALRRFKRNCAKAGIQQEIRKREHYEKPSVRRKKKSEAARKRKYN
- a CDS encoding sporulation protein YqfD, which produces MKFLRRFWSGSVRIQMTGQSPERFFNLCAASGLDIWDVIFSKGNYIFSMGIRDFFSSKPYAKKAKIRLRIQRKLGLPFFLYKNRKRKLWAAGFICFFMLLYTLSFFVWDIGYQGNVMYTDDELSHFLDTLGIHCGIMKNQVSCEDLEAALRNQYNGITWVSARLSGTKLYVHVKENDVPLEIPVRDDTPCDLTADADGTITSMIVRSGIPMVKPGDEVVKGQILVSGAIPITDDGGTVVAEHYVHSDADIIARRTRQETKDISLWHEREEKTGRVRKGLMMNIGVHSFVYLLPNFRNTEWRTVTELRQVRLFGDFYLPVELGLITSQEVCSYDEKYTEKELEELGEAYKNEVAEKLMEKGVQIIENNVKILVNGSSCRFEVNMQTEEPFKTETNVETQGEQPDDEHN
- a CDS encoding YabP/YqfC family sporulation protein; its protein translation is MFNRQKKAVVSALNLPEDVFFGEMLLSFTGSHSAVVENYRSIVLFTDTMLKLQGKTTKLTVEGKNLSIEYYDKEQLKLTGHIKSVDFESL